One Streptomyces lincolnensis genomic region harbors:
- a CDS encoding IclR family transcriptional regulator yields the protein MTTDADRPRAVRSTSAGPPRGARSGGARSAPDRLLSVLGAFDHDHPALCLTDISRRAGLSLTTTHRLVGALTDWGALERDESGVYHVGLRLWEVAALAPRGLALRQAALPYLEDLYEATHENVQLAVRDGSEVVYIEWIAGRSSVGVHIRVGARWPLHVTGVGLALLAYGDPALQEQYCAGPLAAFTPYTITEPGRLRRVLAEVRRSGVAVSDRQVTDDALSVAAPVRGPDGQLVAAVSVVVPQESAQVPALIPAVRLAARGISRALGWQPETSGG from the coding sequence ATGACCACCGACGCCGACCGGCCGCGGGCCGTGCGGAGCACGAGTGCCGGGCCGCCGCGCGGCGCGCGTTCCGGCGGCGCCCGGTCCGCGCCCGACCGGCTGCTGTCGGTGCTCGGGGCGTTCGACCACGACCACCCCGCGCTGTGCCTGACCGACATCAGCCGCCGGGCCGGTCTGTCCCTGACCACCACCCACCGCCTGGTCGGCGCGCTCACCGACTGGGGCGCCCTGGAGCGGGACGAGTCCGGCGTCTACCACGTGGGGCTGCGCCTGTGGGAGGTCGCGGCTCTCGCCCCGCGCGGACTGGCGCTGCGGCAGGCCGCGCTGCCGTATCTGGAGGACCTGTACGAGGCCACGCACGAGAACGTGCAGCTGGCGGTGCGCGACGGCTCCGAGGTGGTCTACATCGAGTGGATCGCCGGACGCTCGTCGGTCGGCGTGCACATCCGCGTCGGCGCCCGCTGGCCCCTGCACGTCACCGGCGTCGGACTGGCCCTGCTGGCCTACGGCGACCCCGCGCTCCAGGAGCAGTACTGCGCCGGCCCTCTCGCCGCCTTCACGCCGTACACCATCACCGAACCGGGCCGGCTGCGCCGGGTCCTGGCAGAGGTGCGGCGCTCCGGTGTGGCGGTGAGCGACCGTCAGGTCACAGACGACGCCCTGTCGGTGGCGGCGCCCGTCCGCGGCCCGGACGGTCAACTGGTCGCCGCCGTCTCGGTCGTCGTCCCCCAGGAGAGCGCCCAGGTACCGGCACTGATCCCGGCCGTGCGGCTCGCGGCGCGCGGGATCTCACGAGCGCTGGGGTGGCAGCCGGAGACGAGTGGCGGCTAG
- a CDS encoding MarR family winged helix-turn-helix transcriptional regulator, which yields MRGLHADTGYLLYRLGLRSGQLFNTFLQESGLRLRHYAVLRFLAGADGALQRELSTRLGYDPSAIVGLVDDLEKLGFAERRPSPDDRRSRIVVLTADGRAFLRDTDEAGLRVTNDLLLPLDPAERDVLHSLLQKIAETGLG from the coding sequence ATGCGCGGGCTGCACGCGGACACCGGCTATCTGCTGTACCGCCTCGGCCTGCGCTCGGGTCAGCTGTTCAACACGTTCCTCCAGGAATCGGGGCTGCGGCTGCGCCACTACGCGGTGCTGCGCTTCCTCGCCGGCGCCGACGGCGCGCTCCAGCGCGAGCTGAGCACCCGGCTCGGCTACGACCCGAGCGCCATCGTCGGCCTGGTCGACGACCTGGAGAAGCTGGGGTTCGCCGAGCGCCGCCCCTCCCCCGACGACCGGCGCAGCCGTATCGTCGTGCTCACCGCCGACGGCCGCGCCTTCCTGCGCGACACCGACGAGGCCGGGCTGCGCGTCACGAACGACCTGCTCCTGCCCCTCGACCCCGCCGAACGCGATGTGCTCCACTCACTGCTCCAGAAGATCGCCGAGACCGGACTCGGGTGA
- a CDS encoding SDR family NAD(P)-dependent oxidoreductase: protein MPSIDLSGKVAVVTGSGRGLGLAYAHALAAHGASVVVNDVDEAVAEQAVKSLTEAGGTAVAEVVPVGTTEAADRLVGRAVEEFGRLDILVTNAGILRDKVLWKMTDEDFDAVITTHLKGTFTCARAAAVRMREQGEGGSLILVGSPAGQRGNFGQTNYAAAKAGIAAFARTWSMELGRAGITVNAIVPVAATAMTETIPAFAPYIEAMRNGEPLPDFLRKGEGFGTPEDCAALVPFLASEAARGITGQAIGIGGDKVALWSHPQEIRAAYADGGWTPESLADAFPTSVGAELQTVGIPAPKLPEA from the coding sequence GTGCCCAGCATCGATCTCTCCGGCAAGGTCGCCGTCGTCACCGGCAGCGGCCGGGGCCTCGGCCTCGCCTACGCGCACGCCCTGGCCGCCCACGGCGCCTCCGTGGTCGTCAACGACGTCGACGAGGCCGTGGCCGAGCAGGCCGTGAAGTCCCTCACCGAGGCGGGCGGCACAGCCGTCGCCGAGGTCGTCCCGGTCGGCACCACCGAAGCCGCCGACCGGCTCGTGGGCCGCGCCGTCGAGGAGTTCGGCCGGCTCGACATCCTCGTCACCAACGCGGGCATCCTGCGCGACAAGGTCCTGTGGAAGATGACCGACGAGGACTTCGACGCGGTGATCACCACCCACCTCAAGGGCACCTTCACCTGCGCCCGCGCCGCCGCCGTCCGGATGCGCGAGCAGGGCGAGGGCGGCAGCCTGATCCTGGTCGGCTCCCCGGCCGGACAGCGCGGCAACTTCGGGCAGACGAACTACGCCGCCGCCAAGGCCGGCATCGCCGCCTTCGCCCGCACCTGGTCCATGGAGCTGGGCAGGGCCGGCATCACCGTCAACGCGATCGTGCCGGTCGCCGCCACCGCGATGACCGAGACCATCCCCGCCTTCGCCCCCTACATCGAGGCCATGAGGAACGGCGAGCCGCTCCCGGACTTCCTCCGCAAGGGCGAGGGCTTCGGCACCCCCGAGGACTGCGCCGCCCTCGTGCCCTTCCTCGCCTCCGAGGCCGCCCGGGGCATCACGGGCCAGGCGATCGGCATCGGCGGCGACAAGGTGGCACTCTGGTCGCATCCGCAGGAGATCCGCGCGGCCTACGCCGACGGCGGCTGGACCCCCGAATCCCTGGCCGACGCCTTCCCCACGTCGGTCGGCGCCGAACTCCAGACGGTCGGCATCCCGGCGCCCAAGCTCCCGGAGGCGTGA
- a CDS encoding amidohydrolase family protein — protein sequence MDLESLVAIDVHTHAEVSSKGHSSLDDDLHDASSAYFKVEGKRKPTLEETAAYYRERNMAAVIFTVDAESATGTAPVPNEEVAEAAAANADVLIPFASIDPFRGKAGVKQARRLVEEYGVKGFKFHPSIQGFFPNDRSVAYDLYEVIEETGTIALFHTGQTGIGAGVPGGGGIRLKYSNPLHVDDVAADFPHLKIILAHPSFPWQDEALAVATHKPGVHIDLSGWSPKYFPPQLVQYANTLLKDKVLFGSDFPVLTPDRWLADFAKLSIKDEVRPKILKENAARLLGLTKT from the coding sequence ATGGACCTGGAATCACTGGTCGCCATTGACGTCCACACCCACGCGGAGGTGTCCTCCAAGGGCCACTCCTCGCTGGACGACGACCTGCACGACGCCTCCTCCGCCTACTTCAAGGTCGAGGGCAAGCGGAAGCCCACCCTTGAGGAGACGGCCGCCTACTACCGCGAGCGGAACATGGCCGCCGTGATCTTCACGGTCGACGCCGAGTCCGCGACGGGTACCGCCCCCGTCCCCAACGAGGAGGTCGCCGAGGCCGCCGCCGCCAACGCCGACGTCCTCATCCCCTTCGCCTCCATCGACCCCTTCCGGGGCAAGGCGGGGGTGAAGCAGGCCCGCCGCCTGGTCGAGGAGTACGGGGTGAAGGGCTTCAAGTTCCACCCCAGCATCCAGGGCTTCTTCCCCAACGACCGCTCGGTGGCGTACGACCTGTACGAGGTGATCGAGGAGACCGGCACCATCGCCCTGTTCCACACCGGGCAGACCGGCATCGGCGCCGGCGTGCCCGGCGGGGGCGGGATCCGGCTGAAGTACTCCAACCCGCTGCACGTCGACGACGTCGCCGCCGACTTCCCGCATCTGAAGATCATCCTGGCGCATCCGTCCTTCCCCTGGCAGGACGAGGCCCTCGCGGTAGCCACGCACAAGCCGGGCGTGCACATCGACCTGTCCGGCTGGTCGCCGAAGTACTTCCCGCCGCAGCTGGTGCAGTACGCCAACACGCTGCTGAAGGACAAGGTCCTCTTCGGCTCGGACTTCCCCGTCCTCACCCCGGACCGCTGGCTCGCGGACTTCGCGAAGCTGTCGATCAAGGACGAGGTCCGGCCGAAGATCCTCAAGGAGAACGCCGCCCGTCTGCTCGGGCTGACCAAAACGTAA
- a CDS encoding acyl-CoA synthetase, translating to MRNEGLGSWPARRARKTPHRTALIHGDAATDYRALYARTTRLAHALRARGVRRGDRIAYLGPNHPSYLETLFAAGTLGAVFVPLNTRLAGPEIAYQLADSGAKALIYGRAFQGLVAGLPGDTDVRAYVEVGAEYEQVLAAAKEEPIDEPVTADDTCLIMYTSGTTGRPKGAMLTHGNITWNAINVLVDTDLIADERALVSAPLFHTAGLNMLTLPVLLKGGACVLVEAFDPDATFDLIERHRITFMFGVPTMFDQIARHPRWPDADLSSLRILTCGGSPVPTSMIAVYQRRDLTFIQGYGMTEAAPGTLYLDAEHAVSKAGSAGVPHFFSDVRVVRPDLTAADTGETGEVIVRGPHVMPGYWGLPEETAASFADGWFRSGDAARTDEDGYVFIVDRIKDMIISGGENIYPAEIEDLLLAHPDIVECAVIGVPDDKWGEVPRAVVVPREGAAPDPDAVLAHLSGRLAKYKIPKSVVIADELPRTASGKLLKSRVRKRYGNS from the coding sequence ATGCGCAACGAGGGACTGGGGTCGTGGCCCGCTCGGCGGGCCCGCAAGACCCCGCACCGCACCGCCCTGATCCACGGTGACGCGGCGACGGACTACCGCGCCCTGTACGCCCGCACCACCCGCCTCGCCCACGCCCTGCGCGCCCGGGGCGTGCGGCGCGGCGACCGGATCGCCTACCTCGGCCCCAACCACCCGTCCTACCTGGAGACCCTGTTCGCGGCGGGCACGCTCGGCGCGGTCTTCGTCCCCCTCAACACCCGCCTGGCCGGCCCCGAGATCGCCTACCAGCTGGCCGACTCGGGCGCCAAGGCGCTGATCTACGGCCGCGCGTTCCAGGGGCTGGTGGCCGGGCTGCCGGGCGACACGGACGTACGGGCCTACGTCGAGGTCGGCGCCGAGTACGAGCAGGTGCTCGCCGCCGCCAAGGAGGAGCCGATCGACGAGCCGGTCACCGCCGACGACACCTGCCTCATCATGTACACCTCGGGCACGACCGGCCGCCCCAAGGGCGCCATGCTCACCCACGGCAACATCACCTGGAACGCGATCAACGTCCTGGTCGACACCGACCTGATCGCCGACGAACGCGCCCTGGTCTCCGCCCCGTTGTTCCACACCGCCGGGCTGAACATGCTCACGCTCCCGGTGCTCCTCAAGGGCGGCGCCTGCGTCCTGGTCGAGGCCTTCGACCCGGACGCCACCTTCGACCTGATCGAACGCCACCGGATCACCTTCATGTTCGGGGTGCCCACGATGTTCGACCAGATCGCCCGGCATCCGCGCTGGCCGGACGCCGACCTGTCCAGCCTGCGGATCCTGACCTGCGGTGGCTCGCCCGTGCCGACCTCGATGATCGCCGTGTACCAGCGGCGGGACCTGACCTTCATCCAGGGGTACGGCATGACCGAGGCGGCGCCCGGCACGCTGTACCTGGACGCCGAGCACGCCGTCAGCAAGGCGGGCTCGGCCGGGGTGCCGCACTTCTTCAGCGACGTCCGGGTGGTGCGGCCCGACCTCACGGCCGCGGACACCGGCGAGACCGGCGAGGTGATCGTGCGCGGGCCGCACGTCATGCCCGGCTACTGGGGGCTGCCCGAGGAGACGGCGGCGTCCTTCGCGGACGGCTGGTTCCGCAGCGGGGACGCGGCGCGGACCGACGAGGACGGCTACGTCTTCATCGTCGACCGCATCAAGGACATGATCATCTCGGGTGGGGAGAACATCTACCCCGCCGAGATCGAGGACCTGCTCCTCGCCCACCCGGACATCGTCGAGTGCGCGGTCATCGGCGTCCCGGACGACAAGTGGGGCGAGGTGCCGCGCGCGGTCGTCGTGCCCCGCGAGGGTGCCGCCCCCGATCCGGACGCGGTGCTGGCCCACCTGTCCGGACGGCTCGCCAAGTACAAGATCCCCAAGTCGGTGGTGATCGCGGACGAACTCCCGCGCACCGCCTCCGGAAAGCTCCTCAAGTCCCGGGTGCGCAAGCGCTACGGCAACAGTTAA
- a CDS encoding MaoC family dehydratase, with translation MSLTVNGLDELKKLAGGDLGTSEWIEVTQERINTFADATGDHQWIHVDPEKAAEGPFGAPIAHGYLTLSLFIPLFTELLDVQGVTTKVNYGLNKVRFPAPVKVGSRIRLVAKLAEVEDVPGGVQVAVDGTIEIEGGAKPAAVLQSLSRFYA, from the coding sequence ATGAGCCTCACCGTGAACGGCCTCGACGAACTGAAGAAGCTCGCCGGCGGCGACCTCGGCACCAGCGAGTGGATCGAGGTGACCCAGGAGCGGATCAACACCTTCGCCGACGCCACCGGCGACCACCAGTGGATCCACGTCGACCCGGAGAAGGCGGCCGAGGGGCCGTTCGGCGCGCCGATCGCCCACGGCTACCTCACCCTCTCCCTGTTCATCCCGCTGTTCACCGAACTCCTCGACGTCCAGGGCGTCACCACGAAGGTCAACTACGGCCTGAACAAGGTGCGTTTCCCCGCCCCGGTCAAGGTCGGCTCGCGGATCCGCCTGGTCGCGAAGCTGGCCGAGGTCGAGGACGTGCCGGGCGGCGTGCAGGTCGCCGTCGACGGCACGATCGAGATCGAGGGCGGCGCCAAGCCGGCGGCGGTGCTCCAGAGCCTGTCGCGCTTCTACGCGTAA
- a CDS encoding histidinol-phosphatase: MTQQQLPAWADPSVSPADLDAQGMSRRGLLRRAGLFGAAFALGSAATPALAASGRGFGGSDPRLAYLVGDHHVHSVYSHDAKYTFAQQARAAARYGLDWMVFNEHSNFGHARYGAALEHQEILKARAANPRQLIFQGLEWYIPAAEHCTVFAAPGPHEVDLLTRFELAYDGKLLGYDKGGAADADTARNEAHAVKAIKWLAEQRRSGYVDDVLVLANHPLRLGIDSPHEMRNWRDAAPEIMIGMEGAPGAQGAAIPGWRGATSIRGEYENKPSAQSWAGYPADAYLTYGGFDWATATVGGLWDSMLAEGSLFSITTNSDNHRTVFDTWKNGDWPAGQNFDSTGKLPDPVNTDTAQPGSDFWPGEFSRTHVGVTRYGYRAVMQGMRAGRVWLDHGHLLDGLDVRLKRDCDAGRGVTLGGRLRVRKGERITLYVTVTTASRANPQGILPELAHVDVIRGAVRGRAADRDAWKAPDTKVVRTKDVSGRTGTYTLRVPLTAGDESFYVRLRGSDGNRHGAGYLGASVDPHGPVPHEPGNGDPWADTWFYSNPVFVDVAGA, encoded by the coding sequence ATGACCCAGCAGCAACTGCCCGCCTGGGCCGATCCGTCCGTCTCCCCCGCCGACCTCGACGCCCAGGGCATGTCCAGACGCGGACTCCTGCGCCGCGCGGGCCTGTTCGGCGCCGCCTTCGCCCTGGGGTCGGCGGCCACGCCCGCGCTCGCCGCCTCCGGGCGCGGGTTCGGCGGCAGCGATCCGCGCCTCGCCTATCTCGTCGGCGACCACCACGTCCACTCCGTGTACAGCCACGACGCCAAGTACACGTTCGCCCAGCAGGCCAGGGCCGCCGCCCGGTACGGCCTGGACTGGATGGTGTTCAACGAGCACTCCAACTTCGGCCACGCCCGCTACGGTGCCGCGCTGGAGCACCAGGAGATCCTCAAGGCCCGGGCCGCCAACCCCCGTCAGCTGATCTTCCAGGGCCTGGAGTGGTACATCCCGGCCGCCGAGCACTGCACGGTCTTCGCCGCCCCCGGCCCCCACGAGGTCGACCTGCTCACCCGGTTCGAGCTGGCCTACGACGGCAAGCTGCTCGGCTACGACAAGGGCGGCGCCGCCGACGCGGACACCGCCCGCAACGAGGCGCACGCCGTCAAGGCCATCAAGTGGCTGGCCGAGCAGCGCCGTTCGGGTTACGTCGACGACGTCCTCGTCCTGGCCAACCACCCGCTGCGCCTCGGCATCGACTCCCCGCACGAGATGCGCAACTGGCGGGACGCCGCCCCCGAGATCATGATCGGCATGGAGGGCGCGCCCGGCGCCCAGGGCGCGGCGATCCCCGGCTGGCGCGGTGCCACCTCGATCCGGGGTGAGTACGAGAACAAGCCGTCCGCGCAGTCGTGGGCGGGCTATCCGGCGGACGCCTACCTCACGTACGGCGGTTTCGACTGGGCGACCGCGACGGTCGGCGGACTGTGGGACTCGATGCTGGCCGAAGGCAGCCTGTTCTCGATCACCACCAACTCCGACAACCACCGCACCGTCTTCGACACCTGGAAGAACGGCGACTGGCCGGCCGGGCAGAACTTCGACAGCACCGGCAAGCTGCCCGACCCGGTGAACACCGACACCGCGCAGCCCGGCAGCGACTTCTGGCCCGGCGAGTTCAGCCGCACCCACGTCGGCGTGACCCGCTACGGCTACCGCGCCGTCATGCAGGGCATGCGGGCGGGCCGGGTCTGGCTGGACCACGGGCACCTGCTGGACGGCCTCGACGTACGGCTGAAGCGGGACTGCGACGCCGGCCGCGGGGTCACGCTGGGCGGGCGGCTGCGGGTCCGCAAGGGCGAACGGATCACGCTGTACGTGACGGTGACGACCGCCTCCCGGGCCAACCCCCAGGGAATCCTGCCCGAGTTGGCGCACGTGGACGTGATCCGGGGCGCGGTGCGCGGGCGGGCCGCCGACCGGGATGCCTGGAAGGCGCCCGACACCAAGGTCGTCCGGACCAAGGACGTGTCCGGCCGCACCGGCACGTACACGCTGCGCGTCCCGCTGACCGCCGGGGACGAGTCCTTCTACGTCCGGCTGCGCGGCAGCGACGGCAACCGGCACGGGGCCGGGTATCTCGGCGCCTCGGTCGACCCGCACGGGCCGGTTCCCCACGAGCCCGGAAACGGTGACCCGTGGGCCGACACGTGGTTCTATTCCAACCCCGTCTTCGTCGACGTGGCAGGTGCCTGA
- a CDS encoding LamG-like jellyroll fold domain-containing protein — protein MCTSHDHDDLTEAAQAGAGRRSFLRATALLGAAATAGIALPATAEAVSGGRRPNPDSRRFTLAVMPDTQYLFDGPSIDKAPVEASLRYLLEHGREENLVFLSHLGDLTQNGAEAEFAAIGEAFRLLDRRGVGYSVLAGNHDVKSSTTDQRGSTPYLDTFGPDRFKGRKTFGGASPDGYNTFHLFKAGGREWMVLALDWRLSDKGYAWAKEVLAAHPRTPVILTTHELVVEDDTLSAYGQQLWDQLIKDHDQIFLTLNGHYWPAGRATRKNTAGNDVHLHLTNYQNRYFGGAAMIRLYRFELDRGVIDVETVSPWILGRAAKGLNELERQEIELSGDADRFSVEIDFAARFSGFAPVPARPARPASKMLIPGTVAYWRFDSAVSGTVRDLSGRGNDLTQVSVGGGSLGWSADHHPDQPGHGSLEFQGFKSPLKGAYLRTVDKAPLNSATFRNGYTIEAFYRLPADWDPDHNAWSGLVGRSGTGGAAGKTGDDPDEPLATLSLSNDREPQWAMRPLNQQGIATNWGQETPLETWWHLAVVNDGRHTTLYVQGCPVVRNPKATAVGITSVGLPWLLGGYTYADKIDQIFHGRLGDVRIVERALPVTSFMTH, from the coding sequence GTGTGTACTTCGCATGACCACGACGACCTGACCGAGGCCGCGCAGGCCGGCGCCGGGCGGCGCAGTTTCCTCAGAGCCACCGCGCTGCTGGGCGCCGCCGCCACCGCGGGGATCGCGCTGCCGGCGACCGCCGAAGCCGTGTCGGGCGGCCGGCGGCCGAACCCGGACAGCCGGCGCTTCACGCTCGCCGTCATGCCCGACACCCAGTACCTCTTCGACGGGCCGAGCATCGACAAGGCGCCCGTCGAGGCGTCGCTGCGCTATCTGCTGGAGCATGGCAGGGAAGAGAACCTCGTCTTCCTCTCGCACCTCGGCGACCTCACGCAGAACGGCGCCGAGGCCGAATTCGCCGCGATCGGCGAGGCGTTCCGGCTGCTGGACCGGCGCGGTGTCGGCTACAGCGTGCTGGCGGGCAACCACGACGTGAAGTCCTCGACCACCGACCAGCGCGGCTCCACGCCCTACCTGGACACCTTCGGCCCCGACCGGTTCAAGGGGCGCAAGACCTTCGGCGGGGCCTCCCCGGACGGCTACAACACCTTCCACCTCTTCAAGGCCGGCGGCCGGGAGTGGATGGTGCTCGCGCTGGACTGGCGGCTGTCGGACAAGGGCTACGCCTGGGCGAAGGAGGTCCTGGCCGCGCACCCGAGGACGCCGGTGATCCTCACCACGCACGAGCTGGTCGTCGAGGACGACACCCTGTCGGCGTACGGGCAGCAGCTGTGGGACCAGCTGATCAAGGACCACGACCAGATCTTCCTCACCCTCAACGGGCACTACTGGCCCGCCGGGCGGGCGACACGCAAGAACACGGCGGGCAACGACGTCCACCTGCATCTGACGAACTATCAGAACCGGTACTTCGGCGGGGCGGCCATGATCCGCCTGTACCGCTTCGAGCTCGACCGTGGCGTGATCGACGTGGAGACGGTCTCGCCGTGGATCCTGGGCCGGGCCGCGAAGGGGCTCAACGAGCTGGAGCGGCAGGAGATCGAGCTGAGCGGGGATGCCGACCGGTTCTCGGTGGAGATCGACTTCGCCGCGCGCTTCTCCGGCTTCGCCCCGGTGCCCGCGCGCCCCGCGCGCCCTGCCTCGAAGATGCTGATCCCGGGGACGGTCGCCTACTGGCGCTTCGACTCGGCCGTGAGCGGCACCGTGCGCGACCTGTCCGGGCGCGGCAACGACCTGACCCAGGTGTCGGTCGGCGGCGGTTCACTCGGCTGGTCCGCCGACCACCACCCCGACCAGCCCGGCCACGGCAGCCTGGAGTTCCAGGGGTTCAAATCGCCGCTGAAGGGCGCCTATCTGCGCACGGTCGACAAGGCACCCCTGAACTCGGCGACGTTCAGGAACGGTTACACCATCGAGGCGTTCTACCGCCTGCCCGCCGACTGGGATCCCGACCACAACGCCTGGTCCGGACTGGTCGGCCGCTCCGGCACGGGCGGGGCCGCGGGCAAGACCGGCGACGACCCCGACGAGCCGCTGGCCACCCTCTCGCTGTCGAACGACCGCGAGCCGCAGTGGGCCATGCGCCCGCTCAACCAGCAGGGCATCGCCACCAACTGGGGCCAGGAGACGCCGCTGGAGACCTGGTGGCACCTCGCGGTGGTCAACGACGGCCGGCACACCACGCTGTACGTCCAGGGCTGCCCGGTGGTCCGCAATCCGAAGGCCACGGCCGTCGGGATCACCTCGGTCGGGCTGCCGTGGCTGCTGGGCGGCTACACCTACGCCGACAAGATCGACCAGATCTTCCACGGCCGGCTCGGCGACGTCCGAATCGTCGAACGGGCGCTTCCCGTCACGTCCTTCATGACCCACTGA